One Thiocapsa sp. genomic window carries:
- the cbiM gene encoding cobalt transporter CbiM — protein MHIVDGALSHPVVIGGAVLAVAGIAKGLRELDMERIPAAGVLSATFFVAALVHVPIGPSSVHLIMNGLAGIVLGWAAFPALFVGLLLQAVFFGFGGITVLGVNTLAIALPAVAVHYLCRSGIRSERIGVAAVWAGLAGGLAIAMTVALVALALTLSGQHYLVAAKLVFFAHLPIMAIEAMLCVAAVTLIRQVKPELFGVFDQPVVRSGDA, from the coding sequence ATGCACATCGTCGACGGCGCCTTGTCTCATCCCGTTGTCATCGGGGGCGCGGTTCTGGCCGTGGCCGGAATCGCCAAAGGTCTGCGGGAGCTGGACATGGAGCGCATCCCGGCGGCGGGAGTCCTGAGCGCGACCTTCTTCGTCGCGGCCTTGGTCCATGTGCCGATCGGCCCATCCAGCGTCCATCTGATCATGAACGGACTCGCCGGGATCGTCCTCGGCTGGGCGGCCTTCCCCGCCCTCTTCGTCGGTCTCCTGCTCCAGGCCGTTTTCTTCGGCTTCGGCGGAATCACCGTACTCGGGGTGAATACCCTGGCGATCGCCCTGCCGGCGGTTGCGGTCCATTATCTCTGCCGCTCCGGGATCCGGTCAGAGCGTATCGGGGTCGCCGCGGTTTGGGCCGGGCTCGCGGGCGGGCTTGCGATCGCCATGACCGTGGCCTTGGTGGCGCTCGCCTTGACCCTGAGTGGCCAGCATTATCTGGTGGCGGCCAAGCTGGTCTTCTTCGCGCATCTTCCGATCATGGCGATCGAGGCGATGCTCTGTGTCGCCGCCGTGACCCTCATCCGACAGGTGAAGCCGGAGCTGTTCGGCGTCTTCGACCAACCCGTGGTTCGGAGCGGCGATGCCTGA
- a CDS encoding V-type ATP synthase subunit E codes for MNQVQELEQAILARAERLAGEYRDRANRSRDSILREAAERLRMRESREESIAKTLADRTFRQQVQASELKMQTHLDRMRWNLVQDVERALAGRMKAFSEDLGRYEPWLESLIVRAANLIEEKSLVVSANARDLHRLAERWDAILETLPSHKTVILSKEPIETLGGVLVASRDRRIRIDNTYEGRLERLRAAVQQVILERLLPSGFDTGNLFSG; via the coding sequence GTGAATCAGGTACAAGAGCTTGAGCAGGCCATTCTGGCCCGCGCGGAACGGCTGGCCGGCGAGTATCGCGACCGCGCCAACCGCAGCCGCGACAGCATCCTGCGCGAGGCCGCGGAGCGGCTGCGCATGCGCGAGAGCCGCGAAGAGAGTATCGCCAAGACGCTCGCGGACCGGACCTTCCGCCAACAGGTGCAGGCCAGCGAGTTGAAGATGCAGACGCACCTGGACCGCATGCGCTGGAACCTGGTCCAGGATGTCGAGCGCGCACTCGCCGGACGCATGAAGGCGTTCAGCGAAGACCTCGGGCGCTACGAGCCTTGGCTGGAGAGCCTGATCGTGCGCGCGGCCAACCTCATCGAGGAGAAGTCCTTGGTCGTCTCCGCCAATGCGCGCGATCTGCATCGCCTAGCCGAGCGCTGGGACGCCATCTTGGAGACCCTCCCGAGTCACAAGACCGTGATTCTCTCCAAGGAGCCGATCGAGACGCTCGGCGGGGTACTCGTCGCCAGCCGCGACCGACGCATCCGCATCGACAATACCTACGAGGGCCGGCTCGAGCGTCTGCGCGCCGCCGTGCAACAGGTCATCCTCGAACGGCTGTTGCCGAGCGGGTTCGACACCGGCAACCTCTTCAGCGGATGA
- a CDS encoding V-type ATP synthase subunit A gives MSETKRTGVIRDINGPIVTVELPGVRSGEQVKIGDLGLFGEVISLRGQLAIVQTYESTDGVRPGEPAQGLGWPLSVELGPGLMGGIFDGVQRPLEKIALESGDYIRRGISVPALDRAREWEFEPNRELSPGATVGPGIVLGTVQETTTVLHRIMVPPGVEGELLEVAPAGEYDIESTIARVRDPRGISHRLSMYQRWPVRKPRPYLRRDDGVSPLITGQRVIDTFFPQLKGGKGAVPGPFGAGKTVVQQQIARWSNADIVIYVGCGERGNELVDVLESFPELDDPYTGRKLMERTLLVANTSNMPVVAREASVYVGITMAEYYRDMGYDVVMLADSTSRWAEALREVSGRLGQMPVEEGYPAYLASRLAAVYERAGRVETYGAGSGSVTLIGAVSPPGGDFSEPVTSHTKDIIETFWALSKELADARHYPSIDWVTSFSKHVHTAAQWWHKEVDPDWEKRRTAALALLARDAELSRIVNLVGPEALSDAQRWELEGASLIKEGVLQQSALDEIDTFCSPEKQFALLDLAITIYKRGAALIKLGVPVSELQHLPLMAKMRRLKSMYSSEQLDQVLAFRAEVDHAMESVRIEYAKHGEQV, from the coding sequence ATGAGTGAAACCAAGCGAACGGGTGTCATCCGAGACATCAACGGCCCCATCGTGACCGTCGAGCTGCCGGGCGTGCGCAGCGGCGAGCAGGTGAAGATCGGCGACCTCGGCCTCTTCGGCGAGGTGATCTCGCTGCGGGGTCAGCTCGCGATCGTGCAGACCTACGAGTCTACCGACGGGGTGCGCCCCGGCGAGCCGGCGCAAGGCTTGGGTTGGCCGCTCTCGGTCGAGCTCGGTCCCGGCCTGATGGGCGGCATCTTCGACGGCGTGCAGCGCCCGCTCGAGAAGATCGCACTGGAGTCGGGCGACTACATCCGTCGCGGCATCTCGGTGCCTGCGCTGGATCGGGCACGCGAGTGGGAGTTCGAGCCCAATCGCGAGCTGAGCCCGGGCGCCACGGTCGGACCCGGCATCGTCCTGGGCACGGTCCAGGAGACCACGACCGTCCTGCACCGGATCATGGTTCCACCCGGTGTCGAGGGCGAGCTGCTCGAGGTGGCGCCGGCGGGCGAGTACGACATCGAGTCGACCATCGCGCGGGTGCGCGATCCGCGCGGCATCAGCCACCGACTGAGCATGTATCAGCGTTGGCCGGTGCGCAAACCGCGCCCTTACCTGCGGCGCGACGACGGGGTGTCGCCGCTGATCACCGGACAGCGGGTCATCGACACCTTCTTCCCGCAGCTCAAGGGCGGCAAGGGCGCCGTACCCGGACCCTTCGGGGCCGGCAAGACCGTCGTTCAGCAGCAGATCGCGCGCTGGTCCAACGCCGACATCGTCATCTATGTCGGCTGCGGGGAGCGCGGCAACGAGCTGGTGGACGTGCTCGAAAGCTTCCCGGAGCTGGACGACCCCTACACCGGCCGCAAGCTGATGGAGCGCACCCTGCTCGTCGCCAACACCTCCAACATGCCGGTGGTGGCCCGCGAGGCGTCGGTCTATGTCGGCATCACCATGGCCGAGTATTACCGCGACATGGGCTACGATGTGGTCATGCTCGCGGACTCCACCAGCCGCTGGGCCGAGGCGCTGCGCGAGGTCTCGGGGCGGCTCGGTCAGATGCCGGTCGAAGAAGGCTATCCGGCCTACCTGGCATCACGCCTCGCCGCGGTCTACGAGCGCGCCGGACGTGTGGAGACCTACGGGGCCGGATCGGGATCGGTCACCCTGATCGGCGCGGTCTCCCCGCCCGGCGGCGATTTCTCCGAGCCGGTGACCAGCCACACCAAGGACATCATCGAGACCTTCTGGGCGCTCTCCAAAGAGCTTGCCGACGCGCGTCACTATCCCTCGATCGACTGGGTCACCAGCTTTTCCAAGCACGTGCATACCGCCGCGCAGTGGTGGCATAAGGAGGTCGACCCGGACTGGGAGAAGCGTCGCACCGCTGCCCTCGCCTTGCTGGCCCGCGATGCGGAGCTCTCGCGCATCGTCAACCTGGTCGGCCCCGAAGCACTCTCGGACGCGCAGCGCTGGGAGCTCGAAGGCGCATCCCTGATCAAGGAAGGCGTGCTCCAGCAAAGCGCGCTCGACGAGATCGACACCTTCTGCTCGCCAGAGAAACAGTTCGCGCTGCTCGATTTGGCCATCACCATCTACAAGCGCGGTGCTGCCCTGATCAAGCTCGGCGTGCCGGTCTCGGAGCTGCAGCATCTCCCGCTCATGGCCAAGATGCGACGCCTCAAGTCGATGTACTCCAGCGAGCAGCTCGACCAGGTCCTCGCCTTCCGCGCCGAGGTCGATCATGCGATGGAGTCGGTGCGGATCGAATACGCCAAACATGGCGAGCAGGTCTGA
- a CDS encoding V-type ATP synthase subunit F yields the protein MLFLGEDRLADGFRLIGFETHPNPDPELVDRTIRDLLRGREKAFVVVDDAVMAQDIPSLKRVRREGGRIVVIAVPPLGEHPQLGSDVARRLAALFGNAVVNAKAGP from the coding sequence ATGCTCTTCCTCGGCGAGGATCGGCTCGCCGACGGCTTTCGACTCATCGGCTTCGAGACGCATCCCAATCCCGACCCCGAGCTCGTCGATCGGACGATCCGGGACCTCCTGCGCGGACGCGAGAAAGCCTTCGTGGTCGTGGACGATGCCGTGATGGCGCAGGACATCCCGAGCCTCAAACGCGTGCGTCGCGAAGGGGGGCGGATCGTCGTGATCGCCGTGCCGCCGCTCGGCGAGCACCCGCAGTTGGGAAGCGACGTGGCGCGACGCCTGGCGGCCCTGTTCGGCAATGCCGTGGTCAACGCCAAGGCGGGGCCATGA
- a CDS encoding ATPase, with translation MDDTLQRLLEAEMRAEKIAQQAEAEQEHTIQKAMADAKSENDRFTARIPDLHRGFIAKAEERAEQNVAELRRRYDERHVQLRDQAERREGEALDAAFQVLIDPDR, from the coding sequence ATGGACGACACCCTCCAACGCCTCCTCGAAGCCGAGATGCGCGCCGAGAAGATCGCTCAGCAGGCCGAGGCCGAGCAGGAGCACACGATTCAAAAGGCGATGGCGGATGCCAAATCCGAGAACGATCGCTTCACCGCGCGGATCCCGGATCTGCATCGGGGCTTCATCGCAAAGGCCGAGGAGCGCGCCGAGCAAAACGTCGCCGAGCTGCGTCGTCGCTACGACGAGCGACATGTTCAATTGCGCGATCAGGCCGAGCGCCGCGAAGGCGAGGCGCTGGACGCCGCCTTTCAGGTTCTGATCGACCCCGATCGCTGA
- a CDS encoding V-type ATPase subunit, producing MTIIADHAYLNTRVSVMAMQLFEPSGIAALSHLPLAALAERFGLTAILDDQQSTRARSRAVEQSLIQVLLGELLILVRPMNTAERALVLDWGRKYALFNLKTLIRGKLYDLDQKEIQDNLYVLPEHMRLSEEVSTELFRAENVLELLRQLEAGAHRTLARQAREVYEQQREPFALEAAIDQRYYAGLLRQVMAFSDANLNPLKRLMGAELDRINLMWLLRFRFSYQLSASETFYHLVPSMRLLTRERLLHLVNVETFEGVVATLPAPLDRLLAGSKNIVDAQKRIGAYAAQEAHWVLHHTQSGVARALAYLMLRERDLLLLFALAQGQILKLPSAAIEIAIELSEPGCPWAGSRAA from the coding sequence ATGACCATCATTGCCGACCACGCCTACCTCAACACGCGCGTCTCCGTCATGGCGATGCAGTTGTTCGAGCCGAGCGGGATCGCGGCCCTGTCTCATCTGCCCTTGGCGGCCCTGGCGGAACGTTTCGGCTTGACCGCCATCCTCGACGATCAGCAGTCCACGCGCGCACGCAGTCGGGCGGTAGAGCAAAGCCTGATTCAGGTTTTGCTCGGCGAGCTGCTCATCCTGGTGCGGCCCATGAACACCGCCGAGCGCGCCCTGGTGCTCGACTGGGGACGCAAATACGCGCTCTTCAATCTCAAGACACTGATCCGCGGCAAGCTCTACGACCTCGACCAGAAAGAGATCCAGGACAATCTCTATGTGCTGCCCGAGCACATGCGCCTGTCCGAGGAGGTCAGCACCGAGCTGTTTCGCGCCGAGAACGTCCTGGAGCTGCTGCGCCAGCTCGAAGCGGGGGCCCACCGCACCCTGGCCCGCCAAGCGCGCGAGGTCTACGAGCAGCAGCGCGAGCCGTTTGCATTGGAGGCGGCGATCGATCAACGCTATTACGCCGGACTGTTGCGACAGGTCATGGCGTTCAGCGACGCAAACCTGAACCCGCTGAAACGCCTGATGGGCGCCGAGCTGGATCGCATCAATCTGATGTGGCTCCTGCGCTTCCGGTTTTCATACCAGCTTTCGGCGTCCGAGACCTTTTACCATCTGGTCCCGTCGATGCGTCTGCTCACGCGCGAACGGCTGCTGCATCTGGTGAATGTCGAGACCTTCGAGGGCGTCGTCGCCACCTTGCCGGCGCCGCTGGACCGACTGCTCGCCGGCAGCAAGAATATCGTGGACGCTCAAAAGCGCATCGGCGCCTACGCGGCCCAAGAGGCGCATTGGGTTCTACACCACACCCAATCGGGCGTCGCCCGTGCATTGGCTTATCTGATGCTGCGCGAGCGCGACCTTCTCTTGTTGTTCGCACTGGCCCAAGGCCAGATCCTGAAGCTCCCGTCCGCCGCCATCGAGATCGCGATCGAGCTGTCCGAGCCCGGGTGCCCCTGGGCCGGGAGTCGGGCGGCCTGA
- a CDS encoding ATP synthase subunit C yields the protein MYWLVALMTFAILGLILLGLMLELRPQLATGARSWYKPAMGTQLVVFVGAQLGLLVLGINDAFANVDVVAVESVNEMSLGMGLAFIGAGIPTAIATIGAGIAVGPIGAASLAAITEKPENLGRTLIYLGLAEGIAIYGLVISILMINKL from the coding sequence ATGTACTGGCTCGTCGCCCTCATGACCTTCGCCATTCTCGGACTCATCCTGCTCGGACTCATGCTCGAGCTTCGCCCGCAGCTCGCGACCGGGGCCCGGTCCTGGTACAAGCCGGCGATGGGCACCCAGCTGGTCGTCTTCGTCGGTGCTCAACTCGGTTTGCTGGTGCTCGGCATCAATGACGCCTTCGCCAACGTGGATGTCGTCGCCGTCGAGTCCGTGAACGAGATGTCGCTCGGCATGGGTCTGGCGTTCATCGGTGCCGGCATCCCGACGGCGATCGCCACCATCGGCGCCGGCATCGCGGTCGGTCCCATCGGTGCCGCATCGCTTGCGGCCATCACCGAGAAGCCGGAGAACCTCGGCCGAACCCTGATCTATCTCGGGCTCGCCGAGGGTATCGCCATCTACGGCCTCGTGATCTCCATCCTGATGATCAACAAACTCTAA
- a CDS encoding V-type ATPase 116kDa subunit family protein, which yields MLRSTPMKHVRLLLLTEDLPQASLSLADVESFHPDTRPPTESRLAGLPGREYREVFTQATARLEKIGKLIPVPETPEIDQARLVDLAELQTLSAWLTKVFTQAAARLERIGKWVKTPKPPEIEQGHVVDFADLQTLQARLGKVFTQAAVRLEKIGRLIPVPETPEIEHVRVVDFPELQTLNTWLGELWSETSNYEEALRRLDDEERLVKEQQAALANFAHLNIDLGMLRSKTRFLDFYVGLVPRENLRQLEGAVGLAGYILHVYMQEGENAHVVIVGPAGTKESQLSAVLDAAGFQNLPIPQELDRNPAELQRDLAAQRASIDAQRKALLETLAHWSAPLAGPLLKAQRTLMMAEPLVSLDPSIRSAGYLTYLAGWVPARSVEQLGARLRESLNHPFEMSVRNPAAEERALVPTVPAKGWFLSPFAMLVKQYGVPEYGEVDPTPLFAVTFILMFGSMFGDVGQGAVIALAAWLLRRKLGRFWPFGLMAGLSSMFFGVLFGSIFSEEHLIPALWMSPLSDPLLMLRIALGWGVLFLTLACLLAIYNRLVIQNWSGAVFGHHGIINLIFYLALISGGVNVATAGEGVPGVRVDAVDAFGTLPLVLVIGALLALAAHSWRHQEGAVGEKVLVVFIETLETLIGYVSNTLSFLRVAAFSLNHVALSIAIMTLAGMMGIFGHIVTLILGNIFVIVLEGGIVMIQVMRLQYYEGFSRYFSGNGHEFAPLRFRRGSA from the coding sequence ATGTTGCGCTCGACACCGATGAAGCATGTCCGGCTCTTGCTCCTCACCGAGGACCTTCCGCAGGCATCGCTCTCCTTGGCGGACGTGGAGAGCTTTCACCCGGATACACGCCCGCCGACCGAGTCCCGGCTCGCCGGTCTGCCGGGGCGCGAGTATCGCGAGGTCTTCACCCAAGCCACGGCCCGTCTGGAGAAGATCGGCAAGTTGATCCCGGTGCCGGAGACACCCGAGATCGATCAGGCCCGCTTGGTCGATCTCGCCGAGCTTCAGACCCTGAGCGCCTGGTTGACCAAGGTCTTCACCCAAGCCGCGGCCCGTCTGGAGAGGATCGGCAAATGGGTCAAGACGCCGAAGCCACCCGAGATCGAGCAAGGCCACGTGGTCGATTTCGCCGATCTTCAGACGTTGCAAGCCAGGTTGGGCAAAGTCTTCACCCAAGCCGCCGTCCGTCTGGAGAAGATCGGTCGATTGATCCCGGTGCCTGAGACACCCGAGATCGAACACGTCCGGGTGGTCGATTTCCCCGAGCTGCAGACCTTGAACACCTGGTTGGGCGAGCTCTGGAGCGAGACCTCCAACTACGAGGAGGCTCTGCGCCGTCTCGACGACGAAGAGCGCCTGGTCAAGGAGCAACAAGCCGCCTTGGCGAACTTCGCCCATCTCAACATCGATCTGGGGATGCTGCGCAGCAAGACGCGCTTCCTCGACTTTTACGTCGGCCTGGTGCCGCGCGAGAATCTGCGCCAATTGGAAGGCGCCGTCGGCCTGGCCGGGTACATCCTGCACGTCTATATGCAGGAGGGCGAGAACGCCCATGTCGTGATCGTCGGCCCGGCCGGCACGAAGGAGAGTCAGCTCTCCGCCGTGCTCGACGCCGCAGGCTTTCAGAACCTGCCGATCCCGCAGGAGCTCGACCGTAACCCAGCCGAGCTGCAGCGCGACCTCGCCGCTCAGCGCGCGTCGATCGACGCTCAACGCAAGGCCCTGCTCGAGACCCTCGCGCACTGGTCCGCCCCCCTCGCAGGACCGCTGCTGAAAGCACAGCGAACCCTGATGATGGCGGAGCCGCTGGTCTCGCTCGATCCGTCGATCCGCAGTGCCGGCTACCTGACCTATCTCGCAGGCTGGGTCCCGGCACGCTCGGTCGAGCAGCTCGGCGCGCGCCTGCGCGAGTCGCTCAACCATCCCTTCGAGATGAGCGTGCGCAACCCTGCGGCGGAAGAACGCGCACTCGTCCCGACGGTGCCGGCAAAGGGCTGGTTCCTCTCGCCCTTCGCCATGCTGGTGAAGCAATACGGTGTACCCGAGTACGGCGAGGTCGATCCCACACCGCTTTTTGCGGTGACCTTCATCCTGATGTTCGGGAGCATGTTCGGCGACGTCGGCCAAGGCGCCGTGATTGCCCTCGCCGCCTGGCTCCTGCGCCGGAAGCTCGGGCGCTTCTGGCCGTTCGGATTGATGGCAGGCCTGTCCTCGATGTTCTTCGGCGTGCTTTTCGGCAGCATCTTCAGCGAAGAGCACCTGATCCCCGCGCTCTGGATGAGTCCGCTGAGCGACCCGCTCCTGATGCTGCGCATCGCACTCGGCTGGGGCGTGCTCTTCCTGACGCTGGCCTGTCTGCTGGCGATCTACAACCGGCTGGTCATCCAGAACTGGTCCGGGGCCGTCTTCGGACATCACGGCATCATCAATCTGATCTTCTATCTGGCGCTGATCAGCGGAGGCGTGAACGTCGCCACAGCCGGCGAGGGTGTCCCCGGGGTTCGGGTCGACGCGGTCGATGCCTTCGGCACCCTCCCGTTGGTCTTGGTGATCGGCGCACTCCTCGCCCTCGCCGCGCACAGTTGGCGGCATCAAGAGGGGGCTGTCGGGGAGAAGGTCCTGGTCGTTTTCATCGAGACCTTGGAGACCCTGATCGGCTATGTCTCCAACACCTTGTCGTTTTTGCGTGTCGCGGCATTCAGCCTGAACCATGTCGCGCTCTCGATCGCCATCATGACGCTTGCGGGCATGATGGGTATATTCGGCCATATCGTGACCCTGATCCTCGGCAACATCTTCGTCATCGTCCTGGAGGGCGGTATCGTGATGATTCAGGTGATGCGTCTGCAGTATTACGAGGGTTTCTCGCGTTACTTCTCGGGAAACGGGCATGAGTTCGCGCCCTTGAGGTTCCGGCGCGGTTCGGCTTGA